The DNA window CGTAAAGAGGTCATTATTCCTAACCGGGCATTTGTTACAGAACGCCTGATTAACTGGACACTTTCTGACACAATCACCCGCATTATCATTAAGGTGGGTGTTGCATATGGTTCTGATCTCGATAAGGTGAAAGAAGTGATGTTACAGGCAGCGAAAAGTAATCCCCGCGTAATGAACGAACCAGAACCACAGGTTTATTTTATGAGTTTCGGGACCAGCACACTGGATCATGAATTAAGGTTATATGTACGGGAATTAGGTGATCGCAGCCGCACGGTTGATGAAGTTAACCGCAGTATAGATAAATTGTGCCGGGAAAATGATATCAATATTGCGTTCAATCAGCTGGAAGTCTATTTGCATAATGGACAGGGAAATAGTCTGCAAGAGGTTCAAAAGACTATGATTAGCAGCAGCCGACGCCATTCAGATGAACCTCCAGCCTCTGATGACAAGCCACTCTTACCTTAAGGAATGACTTTAAAGAACATGCCTGGTGATTGTTTATCAGGCATTTTTTTCCGCTTGTTGAGACTCTTGTTTTAGCTTCCCTTGAAAGTCATGTTTGACGATATCTAGTGCAGCTAATGCGGTTTCAGGGGAAATTTCATTGCATTCGAGCAGGTAAATAAGATCTACTGCAAGTTTAACTTCAGCTGGTGCATTTTCGAGATCCATAACGGTTATTCCTCTAATTAATCTGCATATTCCTGTTTTTCTATCGCTTTTTCTATACGCATTAATGCCTGACGGCAACGGGCAAGCCTTCCTGCCAGAGCGGCGATTTCTTTTTGCAGTTTATATTTATTCGCCAATACAATTTGTTGATCTAGTTGTAACTCACGGTCATCAATCATTGCCATTAAACGGCGCTCATAATCTTGATGTTCGGCTAATCGTTGATAAAGATTTCGTTCTTGTGACTGTCGATCAAACTTATCTTCTTGCCTGCGGAGTGATTGGGTGGAAAATTCTCTTTTCAGAGC is part of the Xenorhabdus cabanillasii genome and encodes:
- the rsmS gene encoding pleiotropic regulatory protein RsmS is translated as MDLENAPAEVKLAVDLIYLLECNEISPETALAALDIVKHDFQGKLKQESQQAEKNA
- the priC gene encoding primosomal replication protein PriC — translated: MSIQNLLDVLEKQISMLATELTSLPDTPFSIARFDQALFHHRSNKLSGYMQEINQNMAQLKHCVRDNRAEQVKFLSERLVMQIEALKREFSTQSLRRQEDKFDRQSQERNLYQRLAEHQDYERRLMAMIDDRELQLDQQIVLANKYKLQKEIAALAGRLARCRQALMRIEKAIEKQEYAD